A single region of the Chroococcidiopsis sp. TS-821 genome encodes:
- the topA gene encoding type I DNA topoisomerase, with amino-acid sequence MTNLLIIESPGKLKKLKQILGSNWIVKASMGHVRELASDGEDALGFDLEGDSIQCRYEPRGARGKKILAELSQAVKQANTVYIATDPDREGETIGWHLQQALRLKNPQRIVYTEITSQAVKAAIARPRSLDLALIAAGRARDCLDKLVGYKGSKHVVWQLNIGAKSMGRVQSATLHLLCLREKEIQSFTPQDYWSVWVEYQEGFKAFYRTKLNSTQPTSQEQPDDAKESKETPESDRVTSQAEADRLVAIARSHPHQVVTVEGKITHQSPPAAFTTSTLQQAAGAKLRFSPEQTMKVAQSLYEAGYITYMRTDSVALAEEFCASVRQYLEQHDPVNIPNKTTQHRSKAGAQEAHEAIRPTDVYRTPAQLEFQASASEAKLYDLIWNRTVASQCQSACLRRTRVVTQSGSAYWEARGQVLEFPGYTRYWNNLSSDTQLPTLQQGQSLKLKQAQADKKQTQPLPCYTEPKLVQLMERKGIGRPSTYAPTIKTLKERDYVQVAKGKLQPTALGMELDAALEKLLPDLIQPEFTAQMESTLDAIAQGQQDWQMYLTTWHRTYFAPALEKANQQLGANSSYPKDRAKTKLQAEATKISCAQCGAAMSKIPSQSKKLKVNHFLKCSASGCGTVMFWNPSMKRYELPYTQRRPSPETLTELPCPVCGALLERYNYTKEEKVKLMLRCSIAENRRGKCQEVAFFEGQDGFWSPKFGKL; translated from the coding sequence ATGACGAATCTTTTAATTATTGAGAGTCCAGGTAAGTTAAAAAAACTCAAACAAATCCTTGGCAGTAACTGGATAGTCAAAGCTAGTATGGGTCACGTGCGGGAGTTAGCTTCGGATGGAGAAGACGCTTTGGGCTTTGACCTGGAAGGGGACTCTATCCAGTGCCGCTACGAACCTAGAGGCGCACGGGGTAAGAAAATTCTGGCAGAACTAAGTCAGGCAGTCAAGCAAGCTAATACCGTCTACATTGCCACTGACCCCGACCGCGAGGGAGAGACCATTGGTTGGCACTTACAGCAAGCGTTGCGGCTGAAGAATCCTCAGCGAATTGTCTACACCGAAATTACATCCCAAGCGGTCAAAGCAGCGATTGCTCGTCCGCGATCGCTCGATCTGGCATTAATTGCTGCAGGGCGGGCGCGAGATTGCTTGGACAAACTGGTAGGTTATAAAGGCAGCAAACACGTAGTCTGGCAGCTCAACATTGGAGCTAAGTCGATGGGACGGGTGCAAAGTGCCACGCTGCACCTGCTGTGCTTGAGAGAAAAGGAAATTCAGTCCTTTACACCCCAGGATTACTGGAGCGTATGGGTAGAATACCAAGAAGGCTTTAAAGCCTTTTACCGAACCAAGCTCAACTCCACCCAGCCCACTTCTCAAGAGCAGCCTGATGACGCAAAAGAAAGTAAGGAAACCCCAGAATCTGACCGAGTGACGAGTCAGGCGGAGGCAGACCGACTGGTAGCGATCGCCCGCTCCCACCCGCATCAAGTTGTGACTGTGGAAGGCAAAATAACTCATCAATCTCCCCCAGCTGCCTTCACGACTTCTACTCTCCAACAAGCGGCCGGTGCAAAGCTGCGCTTCAGCCCAGAGCAAACCATGAAGGTAGCACAGTCCCTCTATGAAGCGGGCTACATCACCTACATGCGAACCGATTCTGTAGCACTGGCAGAGGAATTTTGCGCGTCCGTGCGTCAATACCTGGAGCAGCACGATCCTGTCAATATACCTAACAAAACCACTCAGCACCGCTCCAAAGCGGGCGCTCAAGAAGCACATGAGGCAATCCGTCCTACCGATGTCTATCGCACACCAGCACAATTGGAGTTTCAAGCGAGCGCGTCAGAAGCCAAGTTATACGATTTGATTTGGAATCGAACGGTTGCTTCTCAGTGCCAAAGCGCCTGTTTACGTAGAACTCGCGTAGTGACACAATCGGGTTCAGCCTACTGGGAGGCTAGGGGCCAGGTCTTGGAGTTTCCTGGCTACACCCGCTATTGGAATAACCTTAGCAGCGACACCCAACTCCCTACCCTTCAACAAGGACAATCGCTCAAGCTCAAACAAGCTCAAGCAGACAAAAAACAAACCCAGCCGCTACCCTGTTACACCGAACCCAAGCTCGTGCAATTGATGGAGCGAAAAGGGATTGGCAGACCCAGCACTTACGCCCCCACAATTAAGACGTTGAAGGAACGGGATTACGTGCAGGTAGCCAAAGGCAAACTTCAGCCGACTGCTCTAGGAATGGAGTTGGACGCTGCTTTAGAAAAGCTACTGCCAGACTTGATTCAGCCAGAGTTTACAGCTCAAATGGAGTCAACACTCGATGCGATCGCTCAGGGTCAGCAGGACTGGCAGATGTATTTGACAACTTGGCATCGCACTTACTTTGCTCCTGCTCTTGAAAAAGCCAACCAACAACTTGGTGCTAACAGTTCCTACCCCAAAGATCGGGCAAAAACCAAACTTCAGGCAGAAGCCACTAAAATTTCCTGCGCCCAGTGCGGTGCGGCCATGAGCAAAATTCCTTCTCAGTCCAAGAAACTGAAAGTCAATCATTTTCTCAAGTGCTCTGCTTCTGGATGTGGAACAGTCATGTTTTGGAATCCAAGTATGAAAAGGTATGAATTGCCTTATACCCAACGCCGACCCAGTCCGGAGACATTAACAGAACTCCCGTGTCCTGTCTGTGGTGCTTTATTAGAGCGCTACAACTATACGAAAGAAGAGAAAGTTAAGTTAATGCTACGGTGTTCGATTGCAGAAAATCGGCGAGGCAAATGCCAGGAGGTTGCGTTTTTTGAGGGACAAGATGGCTTTTGGTCGCCTAAGTTTGGGAAATTGTAA